A window of Paenibacillus sp. 19GGS1-52 contains these coding sequences:
- a CDS encoding polysaccharide deacetylase — translation MGFRIRKTTVQSVWMLWEKAFSLLSHFRGSYTEHFGICSVMLKKHRGQAIVCQDTTVIKEGEWVGELHLDNGSILKLIQSEGTDRAALRTARMLRTSMKQINKAFESHSEFRQVKALLGITLLHRGLTHGLGFEQQMMKSGIFERITTLYLRLLLSAMHPDGRQRIGRRTEQLVPMLLIHSRSSLKNRFSPEQNLSGK, via the coding sequence ATGGGCTTTAGGATACGCAAAACCACGGTGCAGTCCGTCTGGATGCTGTGGGAAAAAGCTTTTTCGTTGCTTTCACATTTTCGGGGATCGTATACAGAGCACTTTGGCATATGCAGTGTGATGCTAAAAAAGCACAGAGGACAGGCCATTGTATGTCAGGACACTACTGTCATTAAAGAGGGAGAGTGGGTGGGTGAACTCCACCTCGATAATGGAAGTATCCTTAAGCTGATCCAATCCGAGGGTACGGATCGTGCAGCACTCCGAACCGCTCGCATGCTGCGTACATCCATGAAGCAAATCAATAAAGCCTTCGAGTCGCACTCTGAGTTTAGGCAGGTCAAAGCTTTACTGGGTATTACGCTGCTACATCGGGGATTGACGCACGGTCTTGGCTTTGAACAACAGATGATGAAGTCCGGTATCTTTGAACGTATCACTACCCTCTATCTTCGATTGCTGCTATCTGCCATGCATCCCGATGGGAGACAGAGGATTGGTCGGCGAACGGAACAACTGGTGCCTATGCTGCTGATTCATTCACGGTCCTCACTGAAAAATCGATTCTCACCCGAACAGAATTTGTCTGGAAAGTAA